The following coding sequences lie in one Maylandia zebra isolate NMK-2024a linkage group LG14, Mzebra_GT3a, whole genome shotgun sequence genomic window:
- the LOC101478636 gene encoding uncharacterized protein LOC101478636, whose protein sequence is MLIFHLTINHTDRHLSHFPVYQKDHLFNSNPSWDFGAFRHLQILMKQTNFNSSRFAHVFSETGKYVFVDSVVPQWSLVVVVSEEGTECGPRAAVFQPMTPAQLVKHGIVKKHKLNLLPDWGVIAGILSLLLVVVIILTTTVLVLRPSKAKLVSQWRIKPKWRSLGEPFCPVECACSRESLVVPNQGDFLGSRGVGEGAEAEEPAISKGGGVPGCCDLEEFNVKTLYDKLEDQNLHIASQLARHRKDIQEFYRNICQHTESFKNALENMDHKKMSLLKEILVHKTMKDEPSGSSVGERHTQVEACMSLLGALVRSVETLLCRLTGDAWQNQDLSGPLYCHTGHHDTRECEAQAGYMQPNDTNMCLMQFSSVNVTKAGALPHEPDHIQSTAPSLSDHDLSKLIMISPLFKTLQEIQQSLQNLTMDESKQYFSNGVADNSTKGNYDGQLIPTALDNLSPQDSAIFLFGCQVMQLLENCPMFPSALLLLAKSIPFAPSSSNGGLLSHCSRDFYFDATNQILYLSEAKLQHVGHFISVILQSMAHIASGSKAQSFMQALHEAISVLSLQLFNVSFKWSTAESNFDALKGRNNTLVEEFLNIRVPTEARFTEHLLASRLEKYKYFQLEQLISELKHTPAQTTDKGLPPKGTPVQMSCIEEEIDRMNESFLLLSTQLQKRADVSTWLKERENSAGNHSARATPTDMPSLSRNGTILLELKRRYVLQRLNELQITLGQITRCQQHDSKSKDGTRGCTQTDSSTTQQGESENYGSTDGLSPNDGQRRDSISASHSHSQQAEESRGLDSYKLESHISDQKSNTVQSNNADTLLGCQTPGTQDLNVPGEQELKRQPAIENTTS, encoded by the exons ATGCTCATTTTTCATCTCACCATCAACCACACAG ACCGCCATCTCAGCCACTTTCCAGTTTATCAAAAAGACCACCTGTTTAACAGCAACCCCAGCTGGGACTTTGGTGCCTTTAGACATCTACAGATACTCATGAAGCAAACAAACTTTAACTCCTCAAG GTTTGCCCATGTTTTTTCTGAAACGGGGAAGTACGTGTTTGTTGACAGTGTTGTCCCACAGTGGAGTCTGGTAGTGGTAGTCAGTGAGGAGGGGACAGAGTGTGGCCCCAGGGCTGCTGTGTTTCAACCCATGACCCCAGCACAATTGGTCAAGCACGGGATTGTCAAGAAACACAAACTAAACCTTCTGCCCGACTGGGGAGTGATTGCTG GGATCCTTAGTCTGCTCTTGGTTGTGGTCATAATTCTGACCACTACAGTACTAGTTTTGCGACCTAGCAAAGCAAAGCTTGTCTCCCAGTGGAGGATAAAGCCAAAGTGGCGCAGCCTCGGGGAGCCTTTCTGTCCGGTGGAGTGTGCATGCAGCAGAGAAAG cttaGTGGTCCCAAACCAAGGTGATTTCCTTGGTAGTAGAGGTGTTGGAGAAGGAGCAGAAGCTGAGGAGCCTGCTATTTCAAAAGGAG GAGGAGTGCCAGGGTGCTGTGATTTGGAGGAGTTTAATGTGAAGACTCTTTACGACAAGCTGGAGGATCAGAACCTCCATATAGCCTCACAGCTGGCCCGGCACCGCAAAGACATACAGGAGTTTTATAGAAACATCTGTCAACACACTGAATCATTCAAG AATGCCTTGGAGAATATGGATCATAAAAAAATGAGCCTCCTTAAAGAGATATTAGTTCATAAAACAATGAAGGATGAACCATCAGGCAGCAGTGTGGGGGAGAGACATACAcaag TTGAGGCCTGCATGTCATTGCTGGGAGCTCTGGTCAGGTCAGTGGAAACTCTCTTATGCAGGCTGACAGGAGACGCTTGGCAGAACCAGGATTTGTCTGGTCCCCTGTACTGTCACACAGGTCATCACGATACCAGAGAGTGTGAGGCGCAAGCTGGATACATGCAACCCAATGACACTAACATGTGTTTGATGCAG TTTTCCTCAGTGAATGTGACCAAAGCAGGAGCTCTTCCACACGAGCCCG ACCATATACAGAGCACAGCTCCTTCTTTAAGTGATCATGACCTGTCCAAGCTTATCATGATATCACCTCTATTCAAGACCCTGCAGGAGATCCAACAATCTTTACAAAATCTCACCATGGATGAGTCAAAACAATATTTTAGCAATG gaGTTGCAGATAATTCTACAAAGGGGAATTATGATGGGCAGCTCATCCCGACTGCACTGGACAACCTCTCCCCACAGGACTCtgccatttttttgtttggttgtcaGGTGATGCAATTGCTTGAAAACTGCCCCATGTTCCCCAGTGCTCTTCTCCTGCTGGCCAAGTCGATTCCATTCGCTCCATCTTCCTCTAATGGGGGTCTACTGTCACACTGCTCCAgggacttttattttgatgcgACCAATCAAATCCTGTATCTGTCAGAGGCAAAGCTTCAGCACGTGGGACATTTCATCTCTGTCATCCTGCAGTCAATGGCCCACATAGCATCTG GATCCAAAGCCCAAAGCTTTATGCAAGCACTCCATGAGGCCATTTCAGTTCTAAGCCTTCAGTTGTTCAATGTTTCTTTCAAATGGAGCACAGCAGAG TCCAATTTCGATGCTTTGAAGGGGCGGAATAACACATTAGTTGAGGAATTTCTCAACATTAGAGTTCCCACTGAAGCCCGCTTCACTGAGCACCTATTAGCTAGCAG ACTCGAGAAATACAAATATTTCCAGCTGGAGCAGCTCATTTCTGAACTCAAACATACTCCAGCTCAGACCACAGACAAAG gttTACCACCAAAGGGGACACCAGTGCag ATGTCATGTATAGAGGAAGAAATTGATCGCATGAATGAGTCGTTCTTGCTGCTGAGCACGCAACTACAGAAGAGAGCTGATGTGAGCACATGGCTAAAGGAAAGAGAGAACAGCGCTGGAAACCATTCTGCA AGGGCAACTCCAACAGACATGCCAAGCCTGAGTCGTAATGGAACAATCCTGCTGGAACTGAAGAGACGCTATGTATTACAGCGCCTCAATGAGCTCCAAATCACATTAGGCCAGATCACACGATGCCAGCAGCATGACAGCAAGTCGAAAGATGGGACAAGaggctgcacacaaacagacagcaGCACTACACAGCAGGGAGAAAGTGAGAATTATGGTAGTACAGATGGTTTGAGCCCCAACGATGGCCAGCGGCGGGACAGTATTTCAGCTAGCCACAGTCACAGCCAGCAAGCCGAAGAGAGCAGAGGTCTTGATAGCTATAAACTGGAGAGTCATATTTCTGACCAGAAGAGTAACACTGTCCAAAGCAACAACGCTGACACATTATTGGGCTGCCAGACGCCAGGCACTCAAGATCTTAATGTTCCAGGAGAGCAAGAGCTAAAAAGGCAGCCTGCAATAGAAAATACAACAAGCTAA
- the scn3b gene encoding sodium channel regulatory subunit beta-3 isoform X1: MVTQYKLHRQTLVLLIYLVHLCMPVCVDVQSDTEAIVGKAMKLTCISCLKREEVTVKTFVKWLYTPSPTKGKNISYLIYEYNTNNSNVDDNPFKDRLNWNGSKDLQEVSIEIRNVTHNDSGLYTCEIRRLFDFELYTPVFEVNKTINLTVKEKASDDTTAIYSEIMMYVLLVFLTFWLLVEMVYCYRKISKFDEQAQDTATNYLAIPSEQKDNPAAPVTE; encoded by the exons ATGGTAACGCAATATAAGCTTCATCGGCAAACTTTGGTACTTTTGATTTATCTTG TCCACCTGTGCATGCCGGTATGTGTCGATGTCCAGTCAGACACAGAAGCAATTGTGGGAAAAGCCATGAAGTTGACCTGCATCTCCTGTTTGAAGAGGGAGGAGGTCACCGTAAAGACATTTGTAAAATGGCTTTACACCCCAAGTCCAACAAAAGGCAAAAATATTTCATATCTT ATATACGAATATAACACTAACAATTCCAATGTGGACGATAATCCATTTAAGGACCGTCTAAACTGGAACGGAAGCAAGGACTTACAAGAGGTCTCCATTGAAATCCGTAATGTCACCCATAATGACAGTGGTTTGTATACCTGTGAAATTCGTcgtttgtttgactttgaacTATACACTCCAGTCTTCGAAGTAAACAAGACCATCAACCTGACTGTGAAGGAGAAAG CCAGTGACGACACCACTGCAATCTACTCTGAGATCATGATGTATGTGTTGCTGGTGTTCTTGACCTTCTGGCTGTTGGTAGAAATGGTCTACTGCTACAGGAAGATCTCCAAGTTTGATGAGCAGGCCCAGGACACAGC
- the scn3b gene encoding sodium channel regulatory subunit beta-3 isoform X2, which translates to MVTQYKLHRQTLVLLIYLVHLCMPVCVDVQSDTEAIVGKAMKLTCISCLKREEVTVKTFVKWLYTPSPTKGKNISYLIYEYNTNNSNVDDNPFKDRLNWNGSKDLQEVSIEIRNVTHNDSGLYTCEIRRLFDFELYTPVFEVNKTINLTVKEKASDDTTAIYSEIMMYVLLVFLTFWLLVEMVYCYRKISKFDEQAQDTAY; encoded by the exons ATGGTAACGCAATATAAGCTTCATCGGCAAACTTTGGTACTTTTGATTTATCTTG TCCACCTGTGCATGCCGGTATGTGTCGATGTCCAGTCAGACACAGAAGCAATTGTGGGAAAAGCCATGAAGTTGACCTGCATCTCCTGTTTGAAGAGGGAGGAGGTCACCGTAAAGACATTTGTAAAATGGCTTTACACCCCAAGTCCAACAAAAGGCAAAAATATTTCATATCTT ATATACGAATATAACACTAACAATTCCAATGTGGACGATAATCCATTTAAGGACCGTCTAAACTGGAACGGAAGCAAGGACTTACAAGAGGTCTCCATTGAAATCCGTAATGTCACCCATAATGACAGTGGTTTGTATACCTGTGAAATTCGTcgtttgtttgactttgaacTATACACTCCAGTCTTCGAAGTAAACAAGACCATCAACCTGACTGTGAAGGAGAAAG CCAGTGACGACACCACTGCAATCTACTCTGAGATCATGATGTATGTGTTGCTGGTGTTCTTGACCTTCTGGCTGTTGGTAGAAATGGTCTACTGCTACAGGAAGATCTCCAAGTTTGATGAGCAGGCCCAGGACACAGC